In Xyrauchen texanus isolate HMW12.3.18 chromosome 27, RBS_HiC_50CHRs, whole genome shotgun sequence, one genomic interval encodes:
- the LOC127620653 gene encoding histone-lysine N-methyltransferase set-1-like — protein sequence MAEVKRRRRKPKPLEEAIQFSLLKKDKEGLDGRFINDSKGRGVFSCTEFDKGDFLLEYRGDLISKEECERRQRIYHNALKVFLFEFRYDGKLLCVDAARDDGSLGRLVNDDHINPNSKMKTIHVDGKLHLCLFAIRNICAGEEITYNYGDSEWPWRCKTLREVEPPLLK from the exons ATGGCTGAAGTTAAACGGCGAAGGAGGAAGCCCAAGCCTCTGGAGGAGGCCATACAGTTTTCccttcttaaaaaagacaaagaagggCTTGATGGCAGATTTATCAATGATTCAAAAG ggagaggtgtgttcagttgcACTGAGTTTGATAAGGGAGATTTCCTGTTGGAATACAGAGGAGACCTCATAAGCAAAGAAGAATGTGAGCGGAGGCAAAGAATATATCATAACGCCCTCAAAGTATTCTTGTTTGAGTTTCGTTACGATGGAAAACTCCTCtg TGTTGATGCTGCCCGAGATGACGGTTCTCTTGGTAGACTTGTAAATGATGACCATATTAACCCAAACAGCAAGATGAAGACTATCCACGTGGATGGAAAACTTCATCTATGCTTATTTGCTATAAGAAACATCTGTGCTGGTGAAGAGATCACATATAATTATGGTGATTCTGAGTGGCCATGGCGATGCAAG